From a single Geotoga petraea genomic region:
- a CDS encoding NADH:ubiquinone reductase (Na(+)-transporting) subunit F: MGYFAAPLIVAILTAILAAIITVVDSLVNNYGEVELDINEGSKKIKVDGGNPLLTTLSEQGIFIPSACGGRGSCGACKVKVLSDIGPILPTEAPLLEENEKKEGIRLSCQIKVKEDIKIEIPEELFNVREFKTKIESIKDMTHDIKEVRLELLEPESIDFKAGQYSQLIIPKYGKIKEQTQRAYSISSVPSDKSHLEFLIRLVPGGIATTYVHEHLEEGQNLNIVGPFGDFYRRDTDATMVCVAGGSGMAPIKSIIEDMYEKEMFDREIWYFFGARSKKDLYYVEYFEEMEKKMKNLHFIPALSDPEPEDKWEGETGLITDVLDKYLKNQIDNEKEKEGYLCGSPGMLNACINVMKDNQMKEDKIYYDKFA, translated from the coding sequence ATGGGATATTTTGCAGCTCCATTAATAGTTGCCATACTTACTGCAATATTGGCTGCTATTATAACTGTTGTTGACTCCTTAGTAAACAATTATGGAGAAGTTGAATTAGATATAAACGAAGGTTCAAAAAAAATAAAAGTCGATGGGGGTAATCCTCTTTTAACTACACTTAGTGAACAAGGAATATTTATACCTTCAGCTTGTGGAGGTAGGGGTAGTTGCGGTGCATGTAAAGTGAAAGTGCTTTCTGATATTGGGCCAATACTTCCAACAGAAGCCCCATTGCTTGAAGAAAATGAAAAAAAAGAGGGAATAAGACTTTCGTGTCAGATAAAAGTGAAAGAAGATATAAAAATAGAAATACCAGAAGAATTATTCAATGTTAGAGAATTTAAAACTAAAATTGAATCTATAAAAGATATGACACACGATATAAAAGAAGTTAGACTCGAACTTTTAGAACCAGAATCAATTGATTTTAAAGCTGGGCAATATTCACAATTGATAATTCCAAAATACGGGAAAATAAAAGAACAAACTCAGAGAGCATACTCTATATCTTCGGTACCGTCAGATAAAAGCCATCTGGAATTTTTGATAAGATTGGTACCGGGTGGAATTGCTACAACATATGTTCATGAACATTTAGAAGAAGGCCAGAATCTAAACATAGTTGGTCCCTTTGGAGATTTTTACAGAAGAGATACAGACGCTACAATGGTTTGTGTTGCAGGAGGTTCTGGTATGGCTCCTATAAAATCTATAATTGAAGACATGTATGAAAAAGAAATGTTTGATAGAGAAATTTGGTATTTTTTTGGGGCTCGTTCAAAAAAAGATCTCTACTATGTTGAATATTTTGAAGAAATGGAGAAAAAAATGAAAAATCTTCACTTTATCCCTGCATTATCAGACCCTGAACCAGAAGATAAATGGGAAGGAGAAACAGGCCTAATAACTGATGTTTTGGATAAATACCTTAAAAATCAAATTGATAATGAAAAAGAGAAAGAAGGATATCTTTGTGGTAGCCCTGGAATGCTGAACGCTTGTATAAATGTGATGAAAGATAACCAAATGAAAGAAGATAAAATTTATTACGATAAGTTTGCATAA
- a CDS encoding NADH:ubiquinone reductase (Na(+)-transporting) subunit E has product MAPDISPFILFFASIFTSNILLANFLGMCSFISVSKDYNSSNGLGMAVTFVLTITTAINWLVYNYILVPFEIEYLRYIVFIIVIAATVQVLEMIIERVSMNLYMALGIFLPLITVNCAILGVALFMQLRDYNFIQSIIFGFGSGLGWWLAIMALAAIRKKTDRAPVPAGLKGPGITLITIGFMAIAFMGFSGMLAVQ; this is encoded by the coding sequence ATGGCACCTGATATTAGTCCTTTTATACTATTTTTTGCTTCTATATTCACAAGTAATATATTATTAGCTAACTTTTTGGGAATGTGTTCTTTTATATCTGTGTCTAAAGACTACAATTCATCAAATGGTTTAGGAATGGCCGTTACATTTGTTTTGACAATTACAACCGCTATTAACTGGTTGGTTTATAATTACATATTAGTTCCTTTTGAAATAGAATATTTGAGATATATTGTATTCATAATTGTCATTGCTGCAACTGTGCAAGTATTAGAAATGATAATAGAAAGAGTTTCAATGAATTTATATATGGCATTGGGAATATTTCTACCATTGATCACAGTTAATTGTGCAATACTTGGTGTTGCATTATTCATGCAATTAAGAGACTATAATTTTATTCAATCAATAATATTTGGATTTGGTTCAGGCCTTGGTTGGTGGTTAGCAATAATGGCTCTTGCCGCTATAAGGAAAAAGACAGACAGAGCACCAGTTCCAGCAGGGTTAAAAGGACCTGGAATAACTTTAATTACAATTGGTTTTATGGCAATTGCTTTTATGGGATTTTCAGGCATGTTAGCAGTTCAGTGA
- a CDS encoding NADH:ubiquinone reductase (Na(+)-transporting) subunit D, which translates to MANNTARGILKDNLWTNNAIFVQILGICSTLAVTNKLENTLIMAIGVILVMGFTNLTVSIIKSLIPRKVRMIVQTLIISFYVIIVDIILKAYLPEISRALGPYVGLIITNCIIMGRAEAFAQSNKPVISFWDGITSGAGYMYVLLIIAFVRELLGFGTIFGMNVLPESFIKWTIMVMPPSAFFMLAILIWVFKGIMEKKEAK; encoded by the coding sequence ATGGCTAATAATACTGCAAGAGGAATTTTAAAAGATAATTTGTGGACAAATAATGCGATATTTGTTCAGATTTTAGGAATATGTAGTACTTTAGCTGTTACCAACAAATTGGAAAATACACTAATAATGGCAATTGGAGTTATATTGGTAATGGGCTTCACAAACCTTACAGTATCCATTATAAAATCTTTGATTCCAAGGAAGGTAAGAATGATCGTTCAAACTTTGATTATATCTTTTTACGTTATAATTGTAGACATAATTTTAAAGGCCTATCTCCCTGAAATAAGTAGAGCTTTAGGTCCTTATGTTGGGTTGATTATAACTAACTGTATTATCATGGGTAGAGCAGAAGCTTTTGCACAATCAAACAAACCTGTTATATCGTTCTGGGATGGAATAACTTCTGGAGCAGGTTACATGTATGTTTTATTGATTATAGCTTTTGTAAGGGAACTTTTAGGATTTGGAACCATCTTTGGGATGAATGTTTTACCAGAAAGTTTCATAAAATGGACAATAATGGTAATGCCACCAAGCGCATTTTTCATGCTGGCTATTTTGATTTGGGTTTTCAAAGGCATTATGGAAAAAAAGGAGGCTAAATAA
- a CDS encoding FMN-binding protein, with protein MNKQGKLYTIIFTFIVSFVFVFVLAFANDVTKERVEINEKLFEVRAFLNAMDIVYGTDEEALDIFEGLTEEKIKETTLYSTTVENEKIYAYRFSGNALWGTVNGVLAVNEDVTRVIGLDIISHNETPGLGGRIEEKWFRDQFRNEKISENGISINIGGDGDYNHENSEFDSITGATNTSQSMKTIINNAIKKLKDLLGSDE; from the coding sequence ATGAATAAACAAGGAAAACTATACACAATAATATTTACTTTCATAGTGAGTTTTGTATTTGTTTTTGTTTTGGCTTTTGCTAACGATGTAACGAAAGAAAGGGTTGAAATTAATGAAAAACTTTTTGAGGTTAGGGCTTTTTTGAACGCTATGGATATTGTTTATGGTACGGATGAAGAAGCATTAGACATTTTTGAAGGGTTAACCGAAGAAAAAATAAAAGAAACAACCCTCTATTCAACTACAGTTGAAAATGAAAAAATATATGCATACCGATTTAGCGGTAATGCTCTTTGGGGAACTGTTAATGGAGTATTAGCCGTAAATGAGGACGTCACACGAGTCATTGGGCTGGATATTATTTCTCATAATGAAACACCTGGATTAGGTGGAAGAATAGAAGAAAAATGGTTTAGGGATCAGTTTAGAAATGAGAAAATCTCTGAAAATGGAATATCAATAAACATTGGTGGAGATGGAGATTATAATCATGAAAATTCAGAATTCGACTCTATAACTGGTGCAACTAACACGTCTCAATCAATGAAAACTATAATAAACAATGCAATAAAAAAATTGAAGGATCTTCTTGGGAGTGATGAATGA
- a CDS encoding RnfABCDGE type electron transport complex subunit D, giving the protein MMRRVIYSLIPIYLFAIYLYGIRLLWLSAFVFGAGIFTEWIMEKRRNKKVSEAVLVTCFLIVLSLPPLTPWWIAVIGTVFGVLFGKEVYGGFGRNIFNPAITARIFIYITFANVMASGWIKPGNFGVDAVTSATPLSLLRAGEQVSNMDLFFGIRAGSFGESSILLIALAAIYLIWTKTASWRIILSTFLSAAVLTGALYWAGVDSALPPIQALMSGSLIFVTVFMATDPVSAPKKSSSQWFYGMIIGVTTVLVRTFSLFPEGTSFGILMGNTFASLLDQINLKKKVKS; this is encoded by the coding sequence ATGATGAGAAGAGTAATCTACTCATTAATACCAATTTATCTATTTGCAATTTATCTGTATGGGATAAGGCTCTTATGGTTATCTGCTTTTGTCTTTGGGGCAGGTATTTTCACAGAATGGATCATGGAAAAAAGAAGAAATAAAAAAGTCTCAGAAGCAGTTTTAGTAACATGTTTTTTAATAGTGTTATCTTTACCTCCACTTACACCTTGGTGGATTGCTGTAATAGGCACTGTATTTGGTGTTTTATTTGGTAAAGAAGTTTATGGTGGATTTGGAAGAAACATTTTTAATCCAGCAATTACAGCCAGAATTTTTATTTACATTACATTTGCAAATGTAATGGCATCTGGTTGGATAAAACCAGGAAACTTTGGAGTTGATGCAGTAACTTCTGCAACACCTTTATCTTTGTTAAGGGCTGGAGAACAGGTTTCAAATATGGATTTGTTTTTTGGAATAAGAGCCGGTTCTTTTGGTGAGAGTTCGATATTGCTAATTGCTTTAGCTGCAATATACTTAATATGGACAAAAACAGCGAGTTGGAGAATCATACTATCTACGTTCTTATCAGCAGCAGTATTAACTGGTGCTCTTTATTGGGCAGGAGTAGATAGTGCATTACCGCCTATTCAGGCTTTAATGTCTGGCTCATTAATTTTTGTAACAGTTTTTATGGCTACAGATCCTGTTTCGGCTCCAAAAAAATCTTCATCTCAGTGGTTTTATGGAATGATAATTGGGGTTACAACTGTTCTTGTTAGAACATTTTCTCTATTTCCAGAAGGGACAAGTTTTGGCATTTTAATGGGAAACACTTTCGCTTCTCTTTTAGACCAAATTAATCTAAAAAAGAAGGTGAAGTCATGA
- the pepT gene encoding peptidase T — protein MEKLIDNFLKFVQIETTSDDYSNSFPSTSSQIAFAKILKKYLEEIGLEDIDLDNNGYLMATLPSNNPNATDVIGFISHMDTSPDMSAKNVNPKIIDYKGGDIVLNEEKDIVLKEVDYPEIKNYIGQKLIITDGLSLLGADDKAGIVEILSALEYFLENPDEKHGKIRICFTPDEEIGKGADKFDVEKFGADFAYTIDGGPIGEFSIENFNAATAKIEVFGNSVHPGTAKDKMINAILVANEFINMFPEFEKPEHTENYEGFYHFVNFEGKAEHSSLTMIIRDHDQDFFEHRKKETLKHADFINKKYGDVLKINITDSYYNMKNIVLKNKNIIDLAKKAYEKNDVEFKQIPIRGGTDGARLSYMGLPCPNIFTGGHNYHGKFEYIPIDSMRKARDIIIDIIRG, from the coding sequence ATGGAAAAATTGATCGATAATTTTTTAAAATTTGTACAAATTGAAACCACATCTGATGATTATTCAAATTCTTTTCCAAGCACCAGTTCTCAAATAGCTTTTGCCAAAATATTGAAAAAGTATTTAGAAGAGATTGGTTTGGAAGATATAGATTTGGATAATAACGGATATTTGATGGCTACTTTACCTTCTAATAATCCAAATGCAACTGATGTAATAGGTTTTATATCCCACATGGACACTTCCCCAGATATGTCAGCAAAAAATGTTAATCCTAAAATTATCGATTACAAAGGCGGAGACATAGTTTTAAACGAAGAAAAAGATATTGTTTTAAAAGAAGTCGATTATCCAGAAATAAAAAATTATATTGGACAAAAACTGATAATTACTGATGGGCTTTCTCTTTTAGGAGCGGATGATAAAGCAGGTATTGTAGAAATTTTGTCTGCATTAGAATATTTTTTAGAAAATCCTGATGAAAAACATGGAAAGATAAGGATATGCTTCACTCCAGACGAAGAAATTGGGAAAGGTGCTGATAAATTTGATGTTGAAAAATTTGGTGCTGATTTTGCCTACACAATAGATGGAGGACCTATTGGCGAGTTCAGTATTGAAAATTTTAACGCAGCCACTGCAAAAATAGAAGTTTTTGGGAATAGCGTTCATCCTGGAACAGCGAAAGACAAGATGATCAACGCTATTTTAGTGGCAAATGAATTTATAAATATGTTTCCTGAATTTGAAAAACCTGAACACACTGAGAATTACGAAGGTTTTTATCATTTTGTTAATTTTGAAGGTAAAGCAGAACACAGTTCTTTAACTATGATTATTAGAGATCATGATCAAGATTTTTTTGAACATAGAAAAAAAGAGACTTTAAAACATGCGGACTTTATAAACAAAAAATATGGAGATGTTTTGAAGATAAACATTACAGATTCTTATTACAACATGAAAAATATAGTTCTTAAGAATAAAAATATTATAGATTTGGCTAAAAAAGCTTATGAAAAAAATGATGTTGAATTCAAACAAATCCCTATAAGAGGTGGCACAGACGGAGCTAGACTTTCTTATATGGGATTACCCTGCCCAAATATTTTTACTGGTGGACACAATTATCACGGAAAATTTGAATATATTCCTATTGATTCAATGAGAAAAGCAAGAGATATAATTATTGATATAATAAGAGGATAA
- a CDS encoding 2-oxoacid:acceptor oxidoreductase family protein: MNDVFNVYMIGVGGQGIGLLSEILIRSADYAGLNAKGVDTHGLAQRGGTVQSHLRIGDKVHASLIRKGTADLVISLEKTEALRGMNNFSKNGGSLIYYDTSWQTVFVRLGKDKETTHEEIENEAKKRNIKLYRIFDKDLKDARMQNIVILKNISKNELIPGIKEEHYLKAMEDLMGGNKLEKNKKIFQK; this comes from the coding sequence ATGAATGATGTATTCAACGTATATATGATTGGTGTGGGTGGCCAAGGGATAGGCCTTTTAAGTGAAATATTAATTCGCTCAGCAGATTATGCCGGATTAAATGCAAAAGGTGTTGATACTCATGGTTTGGCTCAAAGAGGGGGTACAGTTCAATCTCATTTGAGAATAGGTGATAAAGTACATGCCTCTTTAATTAGAAAAGGAACTGCTGACCTCGTAATATCATTGGAAAAAACTGAAGCGTTAAGAGGGATGAATAATTTTTCTAAAAATGGTGGCTCCTTGATATATTATGATACTTCTTGGCAAACTGTTTTTGTAAGGTTAGGTAAAGACAAAGAAACAACACATGAAGAAATAGAAAATGAGGCAAAAAAAAGAAACATTAAATTATACAGGATATTTGATAAAGATCTAAAAGATGCAAGAATGCAAAATATAGTTATTTTAAAAAACATATCAAAAAATGAACTAATTCCTGGTATAAAAGAAGAGCACTATTTAAAAGCCATGGAAGATCTAATGGGGGGAAACAAATTAGAAAAAAATAAAAAAATTTTTCAAAAATAA
- a CDS encoding thiamine pyrophosphate-dependent enzyme codes for MKSMGEMLLRNEDFSEIVIGDTAIVRGMVEAGTRVVSAYPGSPTPEIANAISSIKREDRPFYFEFSTNEKVALELAFGASINGHLSTVFFKSVGLNVAADSFVQLSLLELIGGMVVVIGDDPGANSSQNEQDNRHYAKMTYMPVLEPSNVQEVYEMYLDAVEISQEMRMPVILRLTTHTCHAKEKVNFHKFEEKSFDKTPKFDPKNGPYVPITEKVHPMKRKALKKIKEVKPKLSKLNKLYDNGNKEKGIITMGVPYLSVIDVLEQADYKPDILKLAAIHPLDEKQIIDFLKTHDHVKIVEELDDVIEKEVKVIAYENNIRVKITGKKDLEEWIGEYTPEKVYEVLRNEWPDILPEMNYEENAPSVSVRPAQLCPGCGHRSAFYAIKKALDKEDITVADIGCHTLGFLPPYEMGQVLLSMGHSMGTASGLSLFNDERKVVAFLGDSTLFHAGLPGIVNAVFNNHNVTLVIMENGTTAMTGHQNHPGTGHNFNEVTDKIQIKKMLEGFGVKNVKEVDAYSQTKLYEMVKEATKEKGFSVIIAKHPCMLKFTREQRKKGTFKGNKVYIDQEICDHSYVCVEDFACPSFQKDENGDIHVHPDLCIGDGSCIQTCPVTAIKYEKM; via the coding sequence ATGAAATCCATGGGAGAAATGTTGTTAAGAAATGAAGATTTTTCTGAGATCGTAATTGGGGACACTGCTATAGTAAGGGGAATGGTTGAAGCAGGGACAAGAGTTGTATCAGCTTATCCTGGTTCGCCAACTCCAGAAATTGCAAATGCAATTAGTTCAATAAAGCGTGAAGACAGGCCTTTTTATTTCGAGTTTTCAACAAATGAGAAAGTAGCCTTGGAACTTGCTTTTGGAGCTTCTATTAATGGGCACTTGTCTACAGTATTTTTTAAAAGTGTTGGATTAAACGTAGCTGCAGATTCATTTGTTCAACTATCTCTTTTAGAACTTATTGGAGGGATGGTTGTCGTCATAGGAGACGATCCAGGAGCCAATTCATCTCAAAACGAACAAGACAACAGACATTATGCAAAAATGACATATATGCCTGTTTTAGAGCCATCTAATGTGCAAGAAGTATATGAAATGTACTTAGATGCTGTTGAAATTTCACAAGAAATGAGAATGCCTGTAATTTTAAGATTGACAACTCACACTTGTCACGCAAAAGAAAAAGTCAATTTTCACAAATTTGAAGAAAAATCTTTCGATAAAACCCCAAAATTTGACCCAAAGAATGGGCCTTATGTTCCTATTACTGAAAAAGTACATCCAATGAAAAGAAAAGCCTTAAAAAAAATAAAAGAAGTAAAACCAAAACTAAGTAAACTGAATAAATTATATGATAACGGAAATAAAGAAAAAGGAATAATAACGATGGGTGTCCCTTATTTGTCAGTAATTGACGTGTTAGAACAGGCTGACTACAAACCTGATATTTTAAAATTAGCTGCAATTCATCCACTCGATGAAAAACAGATCATTGATTTTTTGAAAACGCATGATCATGTAAAAATAGTTGAAGAGTTGGATGATGTAATAGAAAAAGAGGTCAAAGTAATTGCATATGAAAACAACATAAGAGTAAAAATAACAGGTAAAAAAGATCTTGAAGAATGGATTGGAGAATACACACCTGAAAAAGTATATGAAGTTCTTCGAAATGAATGGCCAGATATACTTCCAGAAATGAATTATGAGGAAAACGCACCATCAGTTTCAGTAAGACCAGCTCAACTTTGTCCAGGTTGTGGTCATAGATCTGCTTTTTATGCAATCAAAAAAGCTTTAGATAAAGAGGATATTACAGTAGCAGATATTGGGTGTCATACACTCGGATTTTTGCCTCCATATGAAATGGGACAAGTTCTCTTATCGATGGGGCATTCTATGGGAACAGCATCAGGATTGTCTTTATTTAACGACGAAAGAAAAGTTGTTGCTTTTTTGGGTGATTCAACACTATTCCACGCTGGATTACCAGGAATAGTAAACGCCGTATTCAATAACCATAATGTTACCCTTGTTATTATGGAAAATGGAACAACAGCTATGACTGGGCATCAAAACCATCCTGGTACTGGTCATAACTTCAATGAAGTAACAGATAAAATACAGATTAAAAAAATGCTTGAAGGCTTTGGAGTTAAAAACGTCAAAGAAGTTGACGCTTACTCTCAAACAAAATTATATGAAATGGTCAAAGAAGCAACGAAAGAAAAAGGATTTAGCGTGATTATTGCGAAGCACCCTTGTATGTTGAAATTTACAAGAGAACAGAGAAAAAAGGGTACATTCAAAGGAAATAAAGTTTACATTGATCAAGAGATTTGTGATCATTCCTATGTTTGTGTTGAAGACTTTGCATGTCCTTCATTCCAAAAAGATGAAAATGGAGATATTCACGTTCATCCAGATTTATGTATTGGTGATGGATCTTGTATCCAAACTTGTCCAGTAACCGCTATTAAATATGAAAAAATGTAA
- a CDS encoding KamA family radical SAM protein has product MYPEYLINIDKVSKLSEEEKVALKEVTQKYKFRSNEYYLSLVDWEDPEDPIRKIIIPQMGELEEWGSLDSSSEKNYTVQRGFQHKYRDTALLLVNDVCGGFCRFCFRKRLFINPGEEVSRNVEKEIEYIKDHKEITNVLLTGGDPLLLSTKKLKDIITKIREIDHVKIIRIGSKLFSFNPYRIIEDESLLDLIEENSTREKRIYFMMHFNHPKEIQKPSIEAIDKVLKSGAIAVNQTPLVKGINDNSKVLSELFKKLSFYGVPPYYVFQGRPVKGNKPFIVPVEKGFTIFLKSIASISGLAKRPRFVMSHKTGKIEVSSMTKENIIFRYHRAVDEDNYKKFFVYKRNPNAYWYDDYKDLKEIYQF; this is encoded by the coding sequence ATGTATCCAGAATATTTGATAAATATTGATAAAGTATCTAAACTTTCCGAAGAAGAAAAAGTTGCTTTAAAAGAAGTAACACAAAAATATAAATTTCGTTCAAATGAATATTATTTATCTCTTGTTGATTGGGAAGATCCTGAAGACCCAATTAGAAAAATTATCATTCCACAGATGGGAGAGCTTGAAGAGTGGGGGAGTTTAGATTCATCATCTGAAAAGAATTATACTGTTCAAAGGGGATTTCAGCATAAGTACAGAGATACCGCTTTGTTATTAGTAAACGATGTTTGTGGGGGATTTTGTAGATTTTGCTTTAGAAAAAGACTTTTTATAAACCCTGGTGAAGAAGTCTCAAGAAATGTAGAAAAAGAAATTGAGTATATAAAAGACCATAAAGAGATAACTAATGTTTTGTTAACTGGAGGAGACCCACTTCTTTTATCAACAAAAAAATTAAAAGATATAATAACAAAAATTAGAGAAATAGATCATGTTAAAATAATAAGAATTGGTTCTAAATTATTTTCATTTAATCCTTATAGAATTATAGAGGACGAATCATTGTTAGATCTCATCGAAGAAAATTCTACAAGAGAAAAAAGAATATATTTTATGATGCATTTTAACCATCCAAAAGAAATCCAAAAACCCTCAATCGAAGCGATTGATAAAGTTTTAAAAAGTGGAGCTATTGCAGTCAATCAAACTCCTTTGGTAAAAGGGATTAACGATAATTCAAAAGTTTTATCAGAATTATTTAAAAAACTAAGTTTTTATGGAGTACCACCTTATTACGTTTTTCAAGGTAGACCTGTTAAAGGTAATAAACCGTTTATTGTTCCAGTTGAAAAAGGATTTACTATATTTTTAAAATCCATAGCTTCTATTTCTGGATTGGCGAAACGGCCCAGATTTGTGATGTCACATAAAACTGGAAAAATAGAAGTGTCTTCAATGACAAAAGAAAATATAATATTTAGATACCATAGAGCAGTCGATGAAGATAATTATAAAAAGTTTTTTGTTTATAAAAGAAACCCAAACGCTTATTGGTATGATGATTATAAAGATTTAAAAGAAATATATCAATTTTAA
- a CDS encoding DUF5685 family protein, which translates to MYGYISLYFHPSDEERKTYLNYYCGICHNLKKNYGNIYRPTIIKEVVLFAMMQNEAKNVEEFRCPLMRFQKRYKPKDDSFMDKYSDLNLLIVYGKLLDYKFEGHKIADYFLKGIESKINEKYDDDFILDYSKLIKEQSEIEKYSEDMDELARPSEKILEKILNLYFPEKENYILANTIGYLIYLIDSIYDFKKDKKRNNFNAIRRVYKVDDLRGLKKEEIEKILTTFDICAKIIIDNYEEFSDFNQHLVKKLLAFSVAYHRKEITNLIVGGEKYEKNDDGRFKKGKNKQFVFKL; encoded by the coding sequence ATGTATGGATATATATCGTTATACTTTCACCCAAGTGATGAAGAGAGAAAAACGTATTTGAACTATTACTGTGGAATTTGCCACAACTTGAAGAAAAACTATGGGAATATTTATAGGCCAACTATAATAAAAGAAGTTGTTTTATTTGCAATGATGCAAAATGAAGCAAAGAATGTAGAGGAATTTAGATGTCCACTGATGAGATTTCAAAAAAGGTATAAACCAAAAGACGATTCTTTTATGGACAAATATAGTGACTTGAATCTTTTGATAGTTTATGGAAAGCTTCTTGATTATAAATTTGAAGGACACAAAATTGCAGATTATTTTTTAAAAGGTATTGAAAGTAAAATTAATGAAAAATATGATGATGATTTTATATTGGATTATTCTAAACTGATAAAGGAACAGTCAGAAATAGAAAAGTATTCAGAGGATATGGATGAATTAGCAAGACCTTCAGAAAAGATATTAGAAAAAATATTAAATCTATACTTTCCAGAAAAAGAGAATTATATACTTGCTAATACTATTGGATATTTAATATATTTGATAGATAGTATTTATGATTTTAAAAAGGACAAAAAGAGGAACAATTTTAATGCTATAAGAAGAGTTTATAAAGTCGATGATTTAAGAGGTTTAAAAAAAGAGGAAATAGAAAAAATTCTAACAACTTTTGATATTTGTGCTAAGATTATTATAGACAATTACGAAGAATTTTCTGATTTTAATCAACATTTGGTGAAAAAACTTTTGGCATTTTCTGTAGCATATCATAGAAAAGAAATAACCAATTTAATAGTTGGGGGTGAAAAATATGAAAAAAATGATGATGGAAGATTTAAAAAAGGGAAAAATAAGCAATTTGTATTCAAATTATAA
- a CDS encoding ATPase, T2SS/T4P/T4SS family yields MKTVIMNNDFYSLYEELDTYDFKGGIDQLGFNFSDRRITDYHFEPLKENVRVKIRYSGKLLNFKTITKENYDELLNLILLQTGKDIINDTKNTDGSFEHNGLNFRVSFMKSVNGISLVIRRLQNIKEVEVKIPENLEEKILNSIKSKSKVTIFSGPTGAGKSTTMAYIINKIKDDFKVHSIESPVEYINENIIQINVEEEDKVDVLKYILRQDPEIIQIGEVREKSFAKLLFESAVTGHSLVASLHSQNVFKALSRLKGLGINEEQILSNCDLIINQRLIPKICQQCSGSGCENCYQTGQDGYVTVFEYLRISDGIFKDYKKLPDGIYYSFKDQLIKLLEKHQISYESYQETIGSYKG; encoded by the coding sequence ATGAAAACAGTGATTATGAATAACGATTTTTATAGTTTATATGAAGAATTAGACACTTATGATTTTAAGGGTGGAATAGATCAATTAGGTTTTAACTTTTCCGATAGAAGAATAACAGATTACCATTTTGAACCATTGAAAGAGAATGTAAGAGTAAAAATAAGATACTCTGGAAAATTGTTGAACTTTAAGACTATAACCAAAGAAAATTATGACGAATTACTCAACTTAATTCTATTACAAACCGGGAAAGATATCATAAACGATACCAAAAACACAGATGGTAGCTTTGAGCATAACGGATTAAACTTCAGAGTTTCATTTATGAAATCCGTAAACGGTATTTCTTTAGTTATTAGAAGACTACAAAATATTAAAGAAGTTGAGGTTAAAATACCTGAGAATTTAGAAGAGAAAATATTGAATTCAATAAAGAGCAAATCAAAAGTAACAATATTTTCAGGGCCTACAGGGGCTGGAAAATCTACTACAATGGCTTATATTATAAACAAGATTAAAGATGATTTTAAAGTTCACTCAATAGAAAGCCCCGTAGAATACATAAACGAAAATATTATTCAAATAAACGTTGAAGAAGAAGATAAAGTTGATGTATTAAAATACATATTAAGACAGGATCCAGAGATCATTCAAATAGGTGAAGTACGCGAAAAATCATTTGCTAAATTGCTTTTCGAATCAGCAGTTACTGGGCATTCTTTGGTTGCGTCTCTCCATTCTCAAAATGTTTTTAAAGCTCTAAGTAGGCTAAAAGGCCTTGGAATAAACGAAGAACAAATATTGAGTAATTGTGATCTTATAATAAATCAAAGATTGATACCTAAAATCTGTCAACAGTGCTCAGGTAGTGGTTGTGAAAATTGCTATCAAACAGGGCAAGATGGTTATGTGACTGTATTTGAATACTTAAGAATTTCTGATGGAATTTTTAAAGATTATAAAAAATTGCCTGACGGTATCTATTATTCTTTTAAAGATCAACTAATAAAATTATTAGAAAAACATCAAATAAGTTATGAGTCATATCAAGAAACAATAGGCTCATATAAAGGATGA